One window of Catonella massiliensis genomic DNA carries:
- a CDS encoding alpha-mannosidase, giving the protein MRYLDKRVKVICDNLEKLKVKQKLQLDKWQYKEGQFFRPEEAESAGPDFAEFDSLNMHWYGKDKHYWFKKKFVVPESMAGKRIFLKLATQIDEWDDAKNPQFLVFINNKIVQGMDMNHRLLFLGENFKSGDEINFDIQAYSGILHDEFLFIASIIEIDEEVEGLYFDLWVPLAAFPRMAEDDKNRQDIEEILNTAVNFLDLRTPYTKEFYDGIKAAREYLKKALYEEKAGYSDVIATCIGHTHIDVAWWWTVAQTREKVARSFATVLKLMEEYPEYKFMSSQPQLYVFLKERYPEVYEKIKEKVKEGAWEPEGGMWLEADCNLTSGESLVRQFMHGKKFFKDEFGVDNKVLWLPDVFGYSGSLPQIMKRSGIKYFMTTKLAWNQFNKIPNDTFIWRGIDGSEIFTHMITTLGIGQPVVNFFTTYNGELHPDALMGGWERYQNKRINNDILISYGFGDGGGGPTREMLETARRMEKGVKGIPKVRREFAGKYFEELEAKVKDNKRLETWEGELYFEYHRGTYTSMARNKRSNRKSELGLMDLEFFSVLADKKIAYPVKELDDMWKIVLLNQFHDILPGSSIKEVYEVTKEEYARIAKELEKETSARLETLAEDKEGITVWNTTGHNRSDIAILPEGSYEGLKYEDGSAVKVQATKDGAIAFVENIPSKGYRTLYFDKAEAKPESPFTLNGDKSLETPFYKIELDENALFSSIFDKENDREVLKAGEKGNLLRMYEDKPIYYDNWDIDIFYTEKYWDALSVEKLEWIEIGEVRATLLVERKISNSFIRQKIHFYADNRRIDFETYVDWKDNQHLLKVHFPVDIHSDEATFEIQFGNAVRKVHTNTSWDEARFESCAQKWMDFSEGHYGVALLNDCKYGHSIRDGVLGLTLIKSGIEPNPTTDQEEHFFTYALYPHAESWRYSNVSDEAYNLNQPLKTVKKAMAEDVYSFANVDKKNVVIETIKKAEEGEGTVIRLFERDNAKTTVKLLVDTEFNKAFTCDLLENEEEELKVEEAVNAYGKKVKAVSLKLRPFEVYTVKFR; this is encoded by the coding sequence ATGAGATATTTAGATAAGCGTGTCAAGGTTATATGTGACAATCTTGAAAAGCTTAAGGTGAAGCAAAAGCTTCAACTGGATAAATGGCAGTACAAAGAAGGACAGTTTTTTAGACCTGAGGAGGCAGAAAGTGCCGGGCCTGACTTTGCAGAGTTTGATTCCTTAAATATGCACTGGTATGGCAAGGACAAGCATTATTGGTTTAAGAAGAAATTCGTGGTTCCTGAGAGCATGGCAGGAAAGAGAATCTTCTTAAAGCTTGCTACACAGATTGATGAATGGGATGATGCTAAGAACCCACAGTTCCTTGTATTTATCAACAATAAAATAGTACAGGGAATGGACATGAACCACAGACTCCTTTTCCTTGGAGAGAACTTTAAGAGTGGGGATGAGATTAACTTTGATATACAGGCATATAGCGGAATTCTTCACGATGAGTTCCTCTTCATTGCATCCATCATCGAGATTGATGAGGAAGTGGAAGGTCTTTACTTTGACCTTTGGGTACCGCTTGCCGCCTTCCCTAGGATGGCTGAGGATGATAAGAACAGGCAGGATATTGAAGAAATTCTCAATACTGCGGTTAACTTCCTAGACCTTAGAACTCCTTATACAAAAGAGTTTTATGATGGAATTAAGGCTGCCCGCGAGTATCTTAAAAAAGCCTTATATGAGGAGAAGGCAGGCTATAGCGATGTAATAGCTACCTGTATAGGACATACTCATATAGATGTGGCTTGGTGGTGGACGGTTGCACAGACCAGAGAAAAGGTTGCAAGAAGCTTTGCTACAGTACTTAAGCTTATGGAGGAATATCCTGAGTATAAGTTTATGTCAAGTCAGCCACAGCTCTATGTATTCCTCAAAGAAAGATATCCTGAAGTCTATGAGAAGATAAAAGAAAAGGTTAAAGAGGGAGCGTGGGAGCCTGAGGGCGGTATGTGGCTTGAGGCAGACTGTAATCTCACTTCCGGTGAGTCACTTGTAAGGCAGTTCATGCATGGAAAGAAATTCTTTAAGGATGAATTTGGTGTAGACAACAAGGTACTTTGGCTTCCAGATGTATTTGGATATTCAGGTTCTCTTCCTCAGATAATGAAGAGAAGCGGAATCAAGTACTTTATGACAACCAAGCTTGCCTGGAACCAGTTTAACAAGATACCTAACGATACCTTTATATGGCGTGGTATAGATGGTTCAGAGATATTCACACATATGATAACCACACTTGGCATAGGGCAGCCTGTGGTGAATTTCTTTACAACCTACAACGGTGAGCTTCATCCTGACGCACTTATGGGAGGCTGGGAGCGTTATCAGAACAAGCGTATTAATAACGACATCCTTATCTCATACGGTTTTGGTGATGGTGGCGGCGGTCCTACCAGAGAAATGCTTGAAACCGCTAGAAGAATGGAAAAGGGAGTTAAGGGTATCCCTAAGGTAAGAAGAGAATTCGCAGGTAAATACTTTGAAGAGCTTGAGGCAAAGGTTAAGGACAACAAGAGGCTTGAGACCTGGGAAGGTGAGCTCTACTTTGAGTACCACAGAGGAACCTATACTTCTATGGCAAGGAATAAGCGAAGCAACAGAAAGTCAGAGCTTGGACTTATGGACCTTGAATTCTTCTCAGTTCTTGCAGATAAGAAGATTGCTTATCCTGTTAAAGAGCTTGATGACATGTGGAAGATTGTCCTTCTTAACCAGTTCCATGATATACTTCCGGGTTCTTCAATCAAAGAAGTATACGAGGTAACAAAGGAAGAGTATGCACGTATTGCAAAGGAACTTGAGAAGGAGACTTCAGCAAGACTTGAAACACTTGCTGAGGATAAAGAAGGTATAACTGTATGGAATACTACAGGACATAACCGTTCAGATATTGCCATACTTCCAGAAGGAAGTTATGAGGGACTTAAGTACGAGGATGGAAGTGCAGTAAAGGTCCAGGCAACAAAGGATGGAGCCATTGCCTTTGTAGAGAATATCCCTTCAAAGGGATATAGGACCCTGTATTTTGATAAGGCAGAAGCAAAGCCTGAAAGTCCTTTTACGCTTAATGGAGACAAGAGCCTTGAGACTCCATTTTATAAGATTGAACTTGATGAAAATGCTCTTTTTTCAAGTATTTTTGACAAGGAAAATGATAGAGAGGTACTTAAAGCAGGAGAAAAGGGCAATCTTCTTCGCATGTATGAGGATAAGCCTATTTACTATGATAACTGGGATATAGATATCTTCTATACTGAAAAGTACTGGGATGCTCTCTCTGTAGAAAAGTTAGAGTGGATTGAAATTGGTGAAGTAAGAGCTACCCTTCTTGTAGAGAGAAAGATAAGCAACTCCTTCATCAGACAGAAGATTCACTTCTATGCAGATAACAGGAGAATAGACTTCGAAACCTATGTAGACTGGAAGGATAATCAGCATCTCCTTAAGGTTCACTTCCCTGTAGATATTCACTCAGATGAGGCTACGTTTGAGATTCAGTTCGGTAATGCAGTAAGAAAGGTACATACCAACACAAGCTGGGATGAGGCGAGGTTTGAAAGCTGTGCTCAGAAGTGGATGGACTTCTCAGAGGGACACTATGGTGTAGCCCTCCTTAATGACTGCAAGTACGGGCACTCAATAAGAGACGGTGTACTTGGACTCACTCTTATTAAGTCCGGTATTGAGCCTAATCCTACTACTGACCAGGAAGAGCATTTCTTTACCTATGCCCTCTATCCTCACGCAGAGAGCTGGCGTTATAGCAATGTTTCTGATGAAGCGTACAATCTTAACCAGCCACTAAAGACAGTGAAGAAGGCTATGGCTGAGGATGTATATTCCTTCGCAAATGTGGATAAGAAGAATGTTGTAATAGAGACAATCAAGAAGGCTGAGGAAGGTGAAGGCACTGTAATCAGACTTTTTGAGAGAGATAATGCAAAGACTACAGTTAAGCTTTTGGTAGATACTGAGTTTAACAAGGCATTTACCTGTGACCTCCTTGAAAATGAAGAAGAGGAGCTTAAGGTAGAAGAGGCTGTCAATGCTTATGGAAAGAAAGTGAAGGCAGTTAGCCTGAAGCTTAGGCCTTTTGAAGTATATACAGTTAAGTTTAGATAA
- a CDS encoding glycoside hydrolase family 130 protein: protein MNSENKLPQIPWEEDNTGGKEPVWRYSGNPIIGRDGNKISNSVFNSAVVRFEDGFAGVFRCDSRSISMDIFVGKSKDGINWEIEDEPIKFEGADEEILKREYRYDPRVCFIEDRYYVTWCNGYHGPTIGVAYTFDFKKFVQLENAFLPFNRNGVLFPRKINGLYMMLNRPSDNGHTPFGDIFISQSKDMEFWGRHRHVMGTIKDDISAWQSTKIGPGPIPIETAEGWLMIYHGVINTCNGFVYRMGAALLDMDEPWKVIARSKNYIMAPWEQYECMGDVPNVVFPCAALHDKESGKIAIYYGCADTVTGLAFTTVERLLDYVKKNAL, encoded by the coding sequence ATGAATAGTGAGAATAAATTACCTCAGATACCTTGGGAGGAAGATAATACCGGAGGAAAAGAGCCGGTTTGGAGATATTCGGGCAATCCGATTATAGGAAGAGATGGAAACAAGATTTCAAACAGTGTGTTTAACAGTGCAGTGGTTAGATTTGAAGACGGCTTTGCAGGGGTATTTAGATGTGACAGCCGTTCCATAAGTATGGATATTTTTGTTGGTAAGAGTAAAGACGGAATTAATTGGGAGATAGAAGATGAGCCTATCAAGTTTGAAGGCGCAGATGAAGAGATACTTAAGAGAGAATATAGATATGATCCTAGAGTTTGTTTTATAGAGGACAGATACTATGTGACCTGGTGTAACGGTTATCACGGTCCTACAATAGGTGTTGCTTACACCTTTGATTTTAAGAAGTTTGTACAGCTTGAAAATGCCTTCCTTCCGTTTAACAGAAACGGAGTTTTATTCCCTAGAAAGATAAACGGTCTATATATGATGCTTAACAGACCAAGTGATAACGGTCATACACCTTTTGGTGATATATTTATAAGCCAGAGTAAGGATATGGAGTTCTGGGGCAGGCATAGACACGTAATGGGTACAATTAAAGATGACATTTCTGCCTGGCAGTCAACTAAGATAGGACCTGGTCCTATTCCTATCGAGACAGCTGAAGGCTGGCTTATGATTTACCATGGTGTAATTAACACCTGTAACGGCTTTGTATATCGTATGGGAGCGGCACTCCTTGACATGGATGAGCCTTGGAAGGTGATTGCCCGCAGCAAGAATTATATTATGGCTCCTTGGGAGCAGTATGAATGTATGGGAGATGTTCCAAACGTTGTATTCCCTTGTGCTGCCTTACATGATAAAGAAAGTGGAAAGATTGCTATATACTATGGCTGTGCAGATACAGTCACAGGGCTTGCATTTACAACTGTAGAGAGACTTCTTGACTACGTGAAAAAGAACGCACTATAA
- a CDS encoding ABC transporter substrate-binding protein, translating to MKKRWGKLLALALGASMVFNLAACGAKTEEKTSQSKTSTTSQAASASKTSSSASKTSDAKTGEIVNLKWVQVGSGQPDNYKAWQENINKYLADKIGVNIDVEVVSWGDWDSRRSTLVNTGGDYDIMFTNANTYVQDVKMGAFLDITDLLKDNAPKLLASMPEDYWNATKVNGQIYAVPTYKDSSMTFYFIFVKKLLEKYNIDVDKLKTLEDLTEPLTKIKNGEKTAPFILNKEGVSNSLAKNYDSMGLPALGVKFSDSSKKLVPIFEQEDVMKELKLLHKWYKDGLINADAATLAEKPKYRPFGIEQGWSGAAKTVWGPNMGEEVVAVPWGDTLISNVTVGGSLNCISASCEHPDKALQFLELVNTDPYVRDSFFYGLEGDDWTYTADKKVHKNNDEWKMAGYTQGSFFIVSQRDDVDFNQWDEVKELNAKAIASPVLGINLDVTDFEDEMVNCVEIYNKYKSELFTGTSDPEKVVPQMMEEMRKAGFDDMQKKAQEQINAAK from the coding sequence ATGAAAAAAAGATGGGGAAAACTGTTAGCTTTAGCTCTTGGAGCATCTATGGTTTTTAACCTTGCAGCTTGTGGAGCAAAGACTGAGGAAAAGACAAGCCAGTCTAAGACAAGCACAACCAGTCAGGCAGCTTCTGCCTCCAAGACTTCAAGCTCTGCATCTAAGACAAGTGATGCAAAGACAGGCGAGATAGTAAATCTCAAGTGGGTACAGGTAGGCAGCGGCCAGCCTGATAACTACAAGGCCTGGCAGGAAAATATCAACAAGTATTTAGCTGATAAAATCGGTGTAAATATCGACGTTGAAGTAGTAAGCTGGGGTGATTGGGACAGCAGAAGAAGTACACTTGTAAATACAGGTGGTGACTATGACATTATGTTTACCAATGCTAATACCTATGTACAGGATGTAAAGATGGGAGCATTCCTTGATATTACAGACCTTCTTAAGGATAACGCACCTAAGCTTCTTGCATCTATGCCAGAAGACTACTGGAATGCAACAAAGGTAAACGGACAGATTTATGCTGTACCTACATATAAGGACAGCTCAATGACATTTTACTTTATCTTTGTAAAGAAGTTACTTGAGAAGTACAATATTGATGTTGACAAGTTAAAGACTCTTGAGGACTTAACAGAGCCATTAACAAAGATTAAGAATGGCGAGAAGACAGCACCATTTATCCTTAATAAGGAAGGTGTATCTAACTCACTTGCAAAGAACTATGACAGCATGGGGCTTCCAGCACTTGGTGTAAAGTTCTCAGACAGCTCTAAGAAGCTTGTTCCTATCTTCGAGCAGGAAGATGTTATGAAAGAGCTTAAACTACTTCATAAGTGGTACAAGGACGGACTTATCAATGCTGACGCAGCTACACTTGCTGAGAAGCCAAAATACAGACCTTTCGGTATTGAGCAGGGCTGGAGCGGTGCCGCTAAGACAGTATGGGGTCCTAACATGGGTGAGGAAGTAGTAGCAGTGCCTTGGGGCGATACACTTATTTCAAACGTAACAGTTGGTGGTTCTCTTAACTGTATTTCAGCTAGCTGTGAGCATCCTGACAAGGCTCTTCAGTTCTTAGAGCTTGTAAACACAGATCCTTATGTAAGAGATTCATTCTTCTATGGTCTTGAAGGTGATGACTGGACATACACAGCTGACAAGAAGGTTCACAAGAACAACGACGAGTGGAAGATGGCTGGTTATACACAGGGTTCATTCTTCATCGTATCACAGAGAGATGATGTAGACTTCAATCAGTGGGATGAGGTTAAGGAGCTTAACGCTAAGGCTATCGCATCACCTGTACTTGGTATCAACTTGGATGTAACTGATTTTGAAGATGAAATGGTTAACTGCGTTGAGATATACAACAAGTATAAGAGTGAGCTTTTCACAGGTACATCTGATCCTGAGAAGGTAGTTCCACAGATGATGGAAGAGATGAGAAAAGCAGGCTTTGACGATATGCAGAAGAAGGCTCAGGAGCAGATTAACGCTGCAAAATAA
- a CDS encoding carbohydrate ABC transporter permease has translation MENKNVKKGKGLNQIKSGTNIVFNIIFIILSLMCIVPVIFVFIISISSEASLAEYGYRFVPAELSSAAYLYLWKERIMILKALWISVIVTMGGTILGLGLTTSMGYVLSRQSYKLQNFFTWVIFIPMIFNGGLAASYVVNDKLLNLSDTLLALILPLAVSSFNIIICKTFFRTTIPDSVIESAKIDGATQLGIFSKIVLPISKPVIATIGLFLSFGYWNDWFLSSLYIRNKDLISLQALLNSMVKNIQFLASNPDGGVSIQQYLATMPRESVRMAIAIVIVVPIACAYPFFQRYFVTGLTIGAVKG, from the coding sequence GTGGAAAATAAAAATGTAAAGAAGGGTAAAGGACTTAACCAGATTAAGTCCGGAACAAACATTGTTTTCAATATTATTTTTATAATTTTATCCTTAATGTGTATAGTGCCGGTAATTTTCGTGTTTATTATTTCGATTTCATCTGAGGCTTCTCTCGCTGAGTATGGCTACAGATTTGTACCGGCAGAGCTTTCAAGTGCAGCCTATCTGTATCTTTGGAAAGAAAGGATTATGATATTAAAGGCACTCTGGATATCGGTGATAGTAACAATGGGAGGTACAATCCTCGGACTCGGTCTTACTACCTCGATGGGGTATGTACTTTCAAGACAGAGCTATAAGCTACAGAACTTTTTTACCTGGGTTATATTCATACCGATGATATTCAACGGTGGTCTTGCTGCAAGCTACGTTGTAAACGACAAGCTCTTGAACCTTAGTGATACGCTTTTGGCACTCATACTTCCGCTTGCAGTTTCGTCTTTTAACATAATTATATGTAAGACATTCTTTAGAACCACAATACCTGACTCGGTTATTGAGTCGGCTAAGATAGACGGAGCTACTCAGCTTGGTATATTTAGCAAAATAGTGCTCCCTATATCAAAGCCGGTAATTGCTACAATCGGACTTTTCTTAAGCTTTGGTTACTGGAATGATTGGTTCTTATCATCTCTTTACATAAGAAATAAGGACCTCATATCACTTCAGGCTTTGCTTAACAGCATGGTCAAGAACATACAGTTCCTTGCAAGCAATCCGGATGGTGGTGTAAGTATTCAGCAATATCTGGCAACCATGCCAAGAGAATCAGTAAGAATGGCGATTGCCATAGTTATAGTAGTTCCTATAGCTTGTGCTTATCCATTCTTCCAGAGATATTTTGTTACCGGACTTACAATAGGTGCGGTTAAGGGTTAA
- a CDS encoding ABC transporter permease yields the protein MSSKKEATLPKKKKKWTRDDTELTLLGIPTFIWYICFCYLPMFGIVIAFKEFRLRPRTGFLQSLFQSKSVGFKNFKYFINSNDFMLLLRNTIAYNIVFIILGIIIPVTLAIMISLIHSRLKSKVYQTMMFLPHFMSWVVVSYFVYAFLSQDKGFINNILSSFGMEKINWYSEPKYWPFILIFMQQWKSIGYSMVVYLACITGIDSSLYEAAVIDGANKWQQTKYITLPSLKSVIIMMFILNVGRIFYSDFGLFYQVTQQIPASLHDVASTFDTYVYNALQSNVPIGKTAAASVAQSIACCITILAANFVVKKINKEQAII from the coding sequence ATGAGCAGTAAAAAAGAAGCTACTCTGCCTAAGAAAAAGAAAAAGTGGACAAGAGATGACACCGAATTGACCTTGCTCGGTATACCTACATTTATTTGGTACATCTGCTTTTGTTACCTGCCTATGTTTGGTATTGTAATTGCTTTTAAGGAATTTAGGTTAAGACCTAGGACAGGATTCCTGCAGAGCCTTTTTCAAAGTAAATCGGTTGGATTCAAGAACTTCAAGTACTTTATTAACTCAAATGACTTTATGCTTTTGCTTAGAAACACTATAGCATATAACATTGTATTTATTATTCTTGGAATTATCATTCCTGTTACTTTGGCCATAATGATAAGTCTCATTCACAGCAGGCTTAAGTCCAAAGTATATCAGACAATGATGTTCCTTCCTCACTTTATGTCCTGGGTAGTTGTAAGCTACTTTGTATATGCTTTCCTCAGCCAGGATAAGGGATTTATCAACAACATTTTATCCTCTTTTGGAATGGAAAAGATAAACTGGTATTCGGAGCCTAAGTACTGGCCTTTCATACTGATATTTATGCAGCAGTGGAAGAGTATCGGATACAGCATGGTAGTTTATCTTGCCTGCATCACAGGTATTGACTCAAGCCTTTATGAGGCTGCGGTTATTGACGGTGCAAACAAATGGCAGCAGACCAAGTACATTACACTGCCTAGCCTTAAGTCAGTAATTATAATGATGTTCATATTGAATGTGGGAAGAATTTTCTACTCAGATTTCGGTTTGTTCTATCAGGTAACACAGCAGATTCCTGCTTCCTTACATGATGTGGCATCCACATTTGATACCTATGTTTATAATGCATTGCAGTCAAATGTTCCTATCGGAAAGACTGCCGCAGCTTCTGTAGCTCAGTCTATAGCTTGCTGTATCACCATTCTTGCAGCAAACTTTGTGGTTAAGAAGATAAACAAAGAACAGGCAATCATTTAA
- a CDS encoding beta-N-acetylhexosaminidase: MHFLPKPKKLTETNGEFFVESGIRIVSESEGLKTSTGWALPKVLRDELLRYAGIEATLTAGTADKGDISLRLVGALPPQSYVLSITEEQIEILGRDRAGVGYGIQTLCQIIRNKGALLPALRIEDKPDIPARGFYMDQARGRSFKLDTIKKQIDLLSRYKLNQYQLYIEQSFAFRGFSEMWREDSVLTPEEIMELDKYCKDRDIDFVPSLASFGHLYELLRTKSYEDICELEDAAGKPFSFWEKMQHHTVNVDDERSFEVVKKMLDEYLPLFSSKLVNICADETFDLGKGRSKALADKVGTDRMYMDFLKKLCEYVVSKGKIPMFWGDIIRKFPEFIKELPTETICMAWGYMAEQKDDICEPIAKAGANLYLCPGACGWNTLINRIDTSYSNVKIMSGYARKYEAIGLLNTEWGDFGHLNNPSFTTPGIVYGGVFTWNLDAYSGEKGVGKEELNKALSFLEYDDKSETYIELLEKAALNQIYDWWSAVLLFEGFADAANFDEKTNPAGFNSHKALTDRLERFKAEIADVDRASKELLEIRRKLRKTVLSMDSAKRNEFNKADNAIAGIDIWNRVGRAVVMPETSDEKVKFELAEELEIWYMKYKEIYRADSKESMLGRVTKVVLWYADRLRGITE, encoded by the coding sequence ATGCATTTTTTACCAAAACCAAAAAAACTTACAGAAACAAACGGTGAGTTCTTCGTAGAATCCGGGATAAGAATAGTTTCAGAGAGTGAAGGACTAAAGACAAGCACAGGCTGGGCACTGCCAAAGGTCTTAAGGGATGAGCTTCTTCGTTATGCCGGCATAGAAGCCACGCTAACTGCAGGAACAGCAGATAAGGGTGATATCAGTCTAAGACTTGTAGGTGCACTTCCTCCACAAAGCTATGTACTTTCAATAACAGAAGAACAGATTGAGATTCTAGGCAGGGACAGAGCAGGTGTTGGTTATGGCATCCAGACTCTCTGCCAGATTATAAGAAACAAGGGGGCCTTACTTCCTGCTCTTAGGATAGAGGATAAGCCTGATATACCTGCCAGAGGATTTTACATGGATCAGGCAAGAGGTAGAAGCTTTAAGTTAGACACTATCAAGAAGCAGATAGATTTACTTTCAAGGTATAAGTTAAATCAATATCAGCTCTACATAGAGCAGTCCTTTGCTTTTAGAGGATTTTCTGAGATGTGGAGGGAGGACAGTGTGCTTACTCCGGAAGAGATTATGGAGCTTGATAAGTACTGTAAAGACAGAGACATTGACTTCGTGCCATCTCTTGCAAGCTTTGGTCATCTTTATGAATTGCTTAGAACAAAGAGCTATGAGGATATCTGTGAACTTGAAGATGCAGCAGGTAAGCCTTTTTCGTTCTGGGAAAAGATGCAGCACCATACAGTAAATGTAGATGATGAGCGTTCTTTTGAAGTTGTTAAGAAAATGCTTGATGAGTATCTGCCGCTATTTAGCTCAAAGCTAGTTAATATATGTGCGGATGAGACGTTTGACCTCGGCAAGGGAAGGTCTAAGGCGCTGGCTGACAAGGTGGGAACCGACAGGATGTATATGGACTTCTTAAAGAAGCTCTGTGAATATGTAGTAAGCAAGGGAAAGATTCCTATGTTCTGGGGAGATATTATACGTAAATTTCCTGAGTTTATTAAGGAGCTTCCTACAGAGACCATATGCATGGCCTGGGGCTATATGGCTGAGCAAAAAGATGATATCTGCGAGCCTATCGCTAAGGCCGGGGCTAACCTTTACCTTTGTCCGGGTGCTTGCGGTTGGAATACTTTGATAAATAGAATTGACACCTCATACTCTAATGTTAAGATTATGAGCGGGTATGCAAGAAAATATGAGGCCATAGGACTATTAAATACTGAGTGGGGTGATTTTGGGCATTTAAACAATCCTTCATTTACGACACCGGGAATAGTATATGGTGGAGTATTTACCTGGAATCTGGATGCTTATTCAGGAGAAAAAGGAGTAGGAAAGGAAGAGCTAAATAAAGCCCTATCCTTCCTTGAGTATGATGACAAGTCAGAAACCTATATTGAGCTTCTGGAGAAGGCCGCTCTCAATCAGATATATGACTGGTGGAGTGCTGTGCTTTTATTTGAAGGCTTTGCAGATGCAGCAAACTTTGATGAGAAGACAAACCCTGCAGGCTTTAACAGCCACAAGGCCTTAACCGATAGACTTGAGAGGTTTAAGGCTGAAATAGCTGATGTAGACAGAGCGTCTAAAGAGTTGTTAGAAATCAGAAGGAAGCTTAGAAAAACAGTGCTTTCTATGGATAGTGCTAAAAGAAATGAGTTTAATAAGGCTGACAATGCGATTGCAGGTATTGATATCTGGAATAGAGTAGGAAGGGCGGTTGTAATGCCTGAAACTTCAGATGAGAAAGTGAAGTTCGAGCTTGCGGAAGAACTTGAAATATGGTATATGAAGTATAAGGAGATTTATAGAGCGGACTCAAAGGAGAGTATGCTTGGAAGGGTAACTAAGGTTGTGCTTTGGTATGCAGACAGATTAAGGGGAATAACTGAATAA
- a CDS encoding LacI family DNA-binding transcriptional regulator — protein sequence MSKVTMQDIADALGVSRVSVWKVFNDQPGVSSTLKHSILDMASKLGYNSLSAITVSNKDMNNFKNVSLVVSRPDSAVFWIDIIHSMAKELALHNVNLLYTYIQSSYDNNFQIPDILTGDNVGGIVVMNLYDRHIIKRLIKLPTPKVFLDTVPSITEKMLACDLMLIEGRSAISAIIDDIVKKGCSRLGFIGDLNYARTNLERYQGFVDGLALHNIPLDPTTCYTDSIGISSYQSKIFEFLDSIKEMPDAFICVSDYVAQFVAMYISEHPKRFNKPILLTGFDGSKEYVNVADKITTASVNTRQLGRRLALQVLYRMEHPAAPYETVYIHPEISYFSSIFPN from the coding sequence ATGAGTAAAGTTACTATGCAGGATATTGCCGATGCACTTGGAGTATCAAGGGTGAGCGTTTGGAAGGTGTTTAACGATCAGCCCGGTGTCTCAAGCACTTTAAAACACAGCATATTGGACATGGCTTCAAAGCTTGGCTACAATAGCCTTTCTGCAATCACTGTCTCTAACAAGGATATGAATAACTTTAAGAATGTGTCGCTTGTAGTGTCAAGGCCTGATTCTGCTGTCTTTTGGATAGATATTATACACAGTATGGCAAAGGAACTTGCCCTGCACAATGTTAACTTACTGTACACATACATACAAAGTTCATACGATAACAATTTTCAGATACCTGATATACTTACAGGTGACAATGTAGGCGGAATTGTAGTTATGAACCTTTATGACAGACATATTATCAAGAGGTTAATAAAGCTTCCAACCCCTAAGGTTTTTCTTGATACCGTGCCTTCAATAACCGAGAAGATGCTTGCCTGTGACCTTATGTTAATAGAGGGAAGAAGTGCTATCAGTGCTATAATAGATGATATAGTGAAGAAAGGCTGTTCAAGGCTTGGCTTTATAGGAGACTTAAATTATGCAAGAACCAATCTGGAGCGTTATCAAGGCTTTGTGGACGGTCTTGCACTGCACAATATACCTCTTGACCCTACCACATGTTATACCGATTCGATAGGAATATCCAGTTACCAGAGTAAAATATTTGAGTTTTTGGATTCGATAAAGGAGATGCCGGATGCCTTTATCTGTGTGAGTGACTATGTGGCACAGTTTGTTGCCATGTATATCTCAGAACACCCTAAGCGCTTTAATAAGCCTATACTCCTTACCGGTTTTGACGGAAGCAAGGAGTATGTCAATGTTGCAGATAAGATTACAACAGCCAGTGTAAATACGAGACAACTTGGCAGAAGGCTTGCTTTACAGGTACTTTACAGAATGGAGCATCCTGCCGCACCTTATGAAACAGTTTACATACATCCTGAAATATCCTACTTTAGTTCTATTTTTCCTAATTAG